In Gigantopelta aegis isolate Gae_Host chromosome 14, Gae_host_genome, whole genome shotgun sequence, the following proteins share a genomic window:
- the LOC121388044 gene encoding tubulin beta chain-like isoform X1, whose protein sequence is MREIVHVQAGQCGNQIGAKFWEVISDEHGIDPTGTYHGDSDLQLERINVYYNEASGGKYVPRAILVDLEPGTMDSVRSGPFGQLFRPDNFVFGQSGAGNNWAKGHYTEGAELIDSLLDVIRKEAESCDCLQGFQLTHSLGGGTGSGMGTLLISKIREEYPDRIMLTFSVVPSPKVSDTVVEPYNATLSVHQLVENTDETYCIDNEALYDICFRTLKLTTPTYGDLNHLVSATMSGVTTCLRFPGQLNADLRKLAVNMVPFPRLHFFMPGFAPLTSRGSQQYRALTVPELTQQMFDAKNMMAACDPRHGRYLTVAAIFRGRMSMREVDDQMLNVQNKNSSYFVEWIPNNVKTAVCDIPPRGLKMSATFIGNSTAIQELFKRVSEQFTAMFRRKAFLHWYTGEGMDEMEFTEAESNMNDLVSEYQQYQDATAEEEGEFDEEEVDEEPVA, encoded by the exons ATGAGGGAGATCGTGCACGTTCAGGCGGGGCAGTGTGGAAACCAGATTGGAGCAAAA TTCTGGGAAGTGATCTCTGACGAGCACGGAATCGACCCAACTGGCACCTACCACGGCGACTCCGACCTCCAGTTGGAGAGAATCAACGTCTACTACAATGAAGCATCTG GAGGTAAATATGTTCCCCGTGCCATACTGGTCGACTTGGAGCCCGGAACTATGGACTCCGTGAGATCCGGACCTTTCGGTCAGCTCTTTAGACCAGATAACTTTGTGTTCGGTCAGAGCGGAGCTGGCAACAACTGGGCCAAAGGTCACTACACAGAGGGCGCTGAACTGATTGATTCCCTTCTTGACGTCATCCGAAAAGAGGCCGAGAGTTGCGACTGTCTTCAAGGATTCCAGCTGACACACTCGCTAGGTGGCGGCACTGGTTCCGGTATGGGCACTCTGCTCATCAGCAAGATCCGCGAAGAGTACCCAGACAGAATTATGCTCACATTTTCTGTCGTCCCATCACCTAAG GTATCAGACACAGTTGTGGAGCCCTATAACGCTACCCTCTCAGTCCATCAGCTGGTTGAGAACACAGACGAGACATACTGTATCGACAACGAGGCTCTGTACGACATCTGCTTCCGTACACTGAAACTGACCACCCCAACCTACGGTGACTTGAACCATCTGGTGTCTGCTACCATGTCCGGAGTCACAACCTGTCTCAGATTTCCTGGTCAACTGAACGCTGATCTTCGTAAACTAGCAGTCAACATGGTTCCATTCCCACGTCTCCACTTCTTCATGCCAGGCTTTGCTCCACTTACCTCCCGTGGAAGCCAGCAGTACCGCGCACTGACAGTCCCTGAGCTCACCCAGCAGATGTTTGATGCCAAGAATATGATGGCTGCCTGTGATCCACGTCATGGCCGTTATCTCACTGTTGCTGCCATCTTCCGTGGCCGTATGTCCATGAGGGAGGTTGATGACCAGATGTTGAACGTCCAGAACAAGAATAGCAGCTACTTCGTCGAATGGATCCCAAATAACGTGAAGACAGCCGTCTGCGACATCCCACCACGTGGTCTCAAGATGTCTGCCACCTTCATTGGCAACAGCACTGCTATCCAGGAGCTGTTCAAACGGGTCTCCGAGCAGTTCACTGCCATGTTCAGGCGAAAAGCCTTCCTCCACTGGTACACTGGTGAGGGTATGGATGAGATGGAGTTCACTGAGGCAGAGTCCAACATGAACGACTTGGTCTCTGAGTACCAGCAGTACCAGGATGCCACCGCCGAGGAAGAGGGAGAGTTTGACGAGGAGGAAGTGGATGAAGAACCAGTTGCATAA
- the LOC121388044 gene encoding tubulin beta chain-like isoform X3, with product MREIVHVQAGQCGNQIGAKFWEVISDEHGIDPTGTYHGDSDLQLERINVYYNEASGGKYVPRAILVDLEPGTMDSVRSGPFGQLFRPDNFVFGQSGAGNNWAKGHYTEGAELIDSLLDVIRKEAESCDCLQGFQLTHSLGGGTGSGMGTLLISKIREEYPDRIMLTFSVVPSPKVSDTVVEPYNATLSVHQLVENTDETYCIDNEALYDICFRTLKLTTPTYGDLNHLVSATMSGVTTCLRFPGQLNADLRKLAVNMVPFPRLHFFMPGFAPLTSRGSQQYRALTVPELTQQMFDAKNMMAACDPRHGRYLTVAAIFRGRMSMREVDDQMLNVQNKNSSYFVEWIPNNVKTAVCDIPPRGLKMSATFIGNSTAIQELFKRVSEQFTAMFRRKAFLHWYTGEGMDEMEFTEAESNMNDLVSEYQQYQDATAEEEGEFDEEEGEVEEA from the exons ATGAGGGAGATCGTGCACGTTCAGGCGGGGCAGTGTGGAAACCAGATTGGAGCAAAA TTCTGGGAAGTGATCTCTGACGAGCACGGAATCGACCCAACTGGCACCTACCACGGCGACTCCGACCTCCAGTTGGAGAGAATCAACGTCTACTACAATGAAGCATCTG GAGGTAAATATGTTCCCCGTGCCATACTGGTCGACTTGGAGCCCGGAACTATGGACTCCGTGAGATCCGGACCTTTCGGTCAGCTCTTTAGACCAGATAACTTTGTGTTCGGTCAGAGCGGAGCTGGCAACAACTGGGCCAAAGGTCACTACACAGAGGGCGCTGAACTGATTGATTCCCTTCTTGACGTCATCCGAAAAGAGGCCGAGAGTTGCGACTGTCTTCAAGGATTCCAGCTGACACACTCGCTAGGTGGCGGCACTGGTTCCGGTATGGGCACTCTGCTCATCAGCAAGATCCGCGAAGAGTACCCAGACAGAATTATGCTCACATTTTCTGTCGTCCCATCACCTAAG GTATCAGACACAGTTGTGGAGCCCTATAACGCTACCCTCTCAGTCCATCAGCTGGTTGAGAACACAGACGAGACATACTGTATCGACAACGAGGCTCTGTACGACATCTGCTTCCGTACACTGAAACTGACCACCCCAACCTACGGTGACTTGAACCATCTGGTGTCTGCTACCATGTCCGGAGTCACAACCTGTCTCAGATTTCCTGGTCAACTGAACGCTGATCTTCGTAAACTAGCAGTCAACATGGTTCCATTCCCACGTCTCCACTTCTTCATGCCAGGCTTTGCTCCACTTACCTCCCGTGGAAGCCAGCAGTACCGCGCACTGACAGTCCCTGAGCTCACCCAGCAGATGTTTGATGCCAAGAATATGATGGCTGCCTGTGATCCACGTCATGGCCGTTATCTCACTGTTGCTGCCATCTTCCGTGGCCGTATGTCCATGAGGGAGGTTGATGACCAGATGTTGAACGTCCAGAACAAGAATAGCAGCTACTTCGTCGAATGGATCCCAAATAACGTGAAGACAGCCGTCTGCGACATCCCACCACGTGGTCTCAAGATGTCTGCCACCTTCATTGGCAACAGCACTGCTATCCAGGAGCTGTTCAAACGGGTCTCCGAGCAGTTCACTGCCATGTTCAGGCGAAAAGCCTTCCTCCACTGGTACACTGGTGAGGGTATGGATGAGATGGAGTTCACTGAGGCAGAGTCCAACATGAACGACTTGGTCTCTGAGTACCAGCAGTAC